A portion of the Lolium rigidum isolate FL_2022 chromosome 1, APGP_CSIRO_Lrig_0.1, whole genome shotgun sequence genome contains these proteins:
- the LOC124660786 gene encoding probable serine/threonine-protein kinase PBL19, whose product MGCFAFKSGKNKAEKQQRRPKSPVPATDGTGPTSKASSGSTPTRSIQELSEERGAARLRAFGLEELGSATNGFSRSLKVGEGGFGSVYRAFFRSAAGGRVVLAVKRLNQRSLQGHKQWLAEVQFLGVLEHPNLVKLVGYCAVDSDAGNHRLLVYEFMPNKTLDDHLFSRAYHPLPWRTRLQIMIGAARGLDYLHQGVPEVQVIYRDFKASNVLLDGEFRPKLSDFGLAREGPTDGKTHVSTAVVGTHGYAAPDYIETGHLTVKSDVWGFGVVLYEILTGRRSLDRNRPAEEQKLLGWVRRHPPGGGSFRTIMDPRLGGRYPVAAARDTASLADRCLGRNPKERPSMREVAEELERVLQMEPAPPSAPATAKR is encoded by the exons ATGGGGTGCTTCGCCTTCAAGAGCGGCAAGAACAAGGCCGAGAAGCAGCAGCGACGGCCCAAGTCGCCGGTGCCGGCAACGGACGGCACTGGGCCGACGAGCAAGGCCTCGTCAGGGTCGACGCCGACGCGGAGCATCCAGGAACTGTCGGAGGAGAGGGGCGCGGCGCGGCTGCGGGCGTTCGGGCTGGAGGAGCTCGGCAGCGCCACCAACGGCTTCAGCCGCTCGCTCAAGGTCGGCGAGGGCGGCTTCGGCTCCGTCTACCGCGCCTTCTTCCGCtccgccgccggcggccgcgtCGTGCTCGCCGTCAAGCGCCTCAACCAGCGCAGCCTGCAG GGTCACAAGCAGTGGCTTGCCGAAGTCCAGTTCTTGGGTGTGCTCGAGCACCCGAACCTGGTGAAGCTCGTCGGCTACTGCGCGGTGGACTCCGACGCCGGCAACCACCGGCTGCTCGTCTACGAGTTCATGCCCAACAAGACCCTGGACGACCATCTCTTCAGCCGAGCTTACCACCCGCTTCCCTGGAGGACCAGGCTGCAGATCATGATCGGCGCCGCGCGGGGGCTCGACTACCTCCACCAGGGAGTCCCGGAAGTCCAGGTGATATACAGGGATTTCAAGGCCTCGAACGTGCTCCTCGACGGCGAGTTCAGGCCCAAGCTGTCGGACTTCGGGCTGGCGAGGGAGGGGCCGACGGACGGGAAGACGCACGTGTCGACGGCGGTGGTGGGCACGCACGGGTACGCCGCGCCGGACTACATCGAGACGGGGCACCTCACGGTGAAGAGCGACGTGTGGGGGTTCGGCGTCGTGCTCTACGAGATCCTCACGGGGCGGCGGTCGCTGGACCGCAAccggccggcggaggagcagaaGCTGCTGGGGTGGGTGCGGCGGCACCCGCCGGGAGGGGGCAGCTTCAGGACCATCATGGACCCGCGGCTGGGCGGGCGGTACCCGGTGGCTGCCGCGCGTGACACGGCGAGCCTGGCTGACCGGTGCCTTGGAAGGAACCCCAAGGAGCGGCCGTCGATGCGGGAGGTCGCGGAGGAGCTCGAGCGGGTGTTGCAGATGGAGCCGGCCCCGCCTTCTGCTCCGGCGACGGCCAAGAGGTGA
- the LOC124696938 gene encoding novel plant SNARE 11-like translates to MDLASVNEELAEIDGQIGDIFRALQNGFQKLDKIKDANRRSRQLEELTDKMRDCKRLIKDFERVMKDETANVDPNTARMLNDRKQSQIKELNSYVALKKQHASENKRVDLFDAPTEDGFGEENVLLASNMTNQQLMQQGDSLMDETDQALARSKQTVQETINVGTETAAALKAQTEQMSRVVNELDSIHFSLKKASKLVKEIGRQVATDKCIMALLFLIVAGVIAVIIVKIVNPHNKDIPNIPGLAPPVGRRLLSIVEGK, encoded by the exons ATGGATTTGGCGTCGGTCAACGAGGAGCTCGCCGAGATCGACGGGCAGATCGGCGACATCTTCCGCGCATTGCA AAATGGGTTCCAGAAGCTGGACAAGATCAAGGATGCCAACCGCCGGAGCAGGCAGCTCGAAGAGCTCACGGACAAGATGCGGGATTGCAAAAG GCTTATCAAAGACTTTGAACGAGTTATGAAAGACGAGACGGCCAATGTTGATCCCAACACTGCTAGAATGCTGAACGATAGAAAGCAGTCGCAG ATCAAGGAACTGAACTCTTATGTTGCTCTGAAGAAACA ACATGCAAGTGAAAATAAGCGAGTTGATCTTTTTGATGCTCCTACTGAAGATGGCTTTGGTGAAGAAAATGTGTTGTTAGCATCAA ATATGACAAACCAGCAGCTAATGCAACAGGGAGACAGTCTAATGGATGAGACTGACCAAGCTCTCGCACGATCTAAGCAG ACCGTGCAAGAGACGATCAATGTGGGTACAGAAACTGCAGCTGCTCTGAAAGCACAG ACAGAGCAAATGAGCAGGGTTGTTAATGAGCTAGATTCCATCCATTTCTCCCTGAAAAAGGCATCAAAATTGGTGAAAGAAATTGGTAGACAG GTTGCGACCGATAAGTGCATCATGGCGCTACTTTTTCTCATTGTGGCTGGAGTCATAGCTGTAATAATTGTTAAG ATTGTAAACCCACACAACAAGGATATTCCGAATATCCCTGGACTCGCTCCACCGGTTGGTAGAAGGCTACTGTCTATTGTAGAGGGCAAGTGA